A region from the Chitinophaga sp. Cy-1792 genome encodes:
- a CDS encoding MFS transporter, producing the protein MIDKRVLPLAIGGLGIGTTEFTIMGLLPDIAKTLHITIPEAGHLISAYALGVVIGAPLLIRYSVSKPPKQTLLALMILFTVFNAFSAIAPTYPTMMLARFLSGLPHGAFFGVGTVVASRLAGKGKEALYISLMFTGLTVANLGMVPLVTFIGHAFHWRLYFGIVSVIGILTILSLIAWLPALPVKAKTHDKSELHFLTNPQTWYVLLITAIGFGGLFTWFSYITPLMTEVAGIPERNMAYIMVLAGAGMVVGNLLGGYLSDKIGAPKTTAILLTMMMCALLGVFLFAQYTPVALALTFLCGGLSMSVSAPINIMMMRSAPSAEMMGAAFMQAAFNVANAAGAYLGGIPLNKGYGYNYPSLVGVGMSFIGVLIVIGYLVRYGNKSKVHLI; encoded by the coding sequence ATGATAGATAAGCGTGTATTACCACTAGCCATAGGTGGCCTGGGGATCGGCACAACGGAATTCACCATTATGGGGCTGCTCCCTGACATTGCAAAAACCTTACATATCACCATACCGGAAGCAGGGCACCTGATATCGGCCTATGCACTGGGTGTGGTAATAGGAGCACCATTACTGATCCGCTACAGCGTTTCGAAGCCTCCCAAGCAGACATTGCTGGCATTAATGATATTATTTACGGTGTTTAACGCCTTTTCGGCGATAGCACCTACCTACCCTACCATGATGCTGGCCAGGTTCCTTTCCGGGCTCCCACACGGTGCATTCTTTGGCGTGGGTACGGTAGTAGCCTCCCGGCTGGCAGGAAAAGGTAAAGAGGCATTATATATTTCACTGATGTTTACAGGGCTCACCGTTGCCAATCTGGGCATGGTGCCGCTGGTTACCTTTATCGGGCATGCCTTTCACTGGCGCCTGTATTTTGGCATTGTGAGCGTTATCGGTATTCTTACTATCCTGTCGCTGATTGCCTGGCTGCCTGCATTACCGGTAAAAGCGAAAACACATGATAAAAGTGAATTACATTTTCTCACCAATCCGCAAACCTGGTATGTTCTGCTGATCACAGCCATCGGCTTTGGCGGCCTGTTTACCTGGTTCAGCTACATCACACCGCTGATGACGGAAGTAGCGGGTATACCAGAGCGCAATATGGCCTATATCATGGTACTGGCAGGAGCCGGCATGGTAGTAGGAAACCTGCTCGGTGGCTATCTCTCCGATAAAATTGGTGCACCCAAAACTACCGCCATCCTGCTAACGATGATGATGTGTGCGCTGTTGGGTGTTTTCTTATTTGCACAATACACGCCAGTGGCACTGGCACTGACTTTCCTCTGCGGCGGATTGTCGATGTCCGTTTCCGCTCCCATCAATATCATGATGATGCGCAGCGCACCAAGCGCCGAAATGATGGGTGCTGCCTTTATGCAGGCTGCCTTCAACGTAGCTAATGCCGCAGGTGCATACCTGGGGGGCATTCCGCTCAATAAAGGCTACGGCTATAACTACCCGTCACTGGTAGGTGTAGGCATGTCGTTTATAGGTGTATTGATCGTTATCGGTTATCTGGTAAGATATGGTAACAAGTCAAAAGTACATCTCATATAA
- a CDS encoding alpha-L-fucosidase — MRKLRLFGVAIACLLSHQQSIMAQGSDIKKDTIALQHGAHRIGNRTDADMERWRNLRFGQFIHWGVYAIPGGIWNGKVYDGAAEWIRSWKEMPKDAYDNLYKQFDPVACDPAAWAQQAKDMGAKYMVITTKHHDGFCLWPSKFSKYTIAATPYKKDIIGPMVAAYNKAGIDAYLYFSIIDWNNPDWRTSLKTAADTAAMVRFKVFVKNQLKELLERYPTVKGFWFDGTWDDSWKNDGAFSDELEQYLQKLHPGLIIGSRLRADEKGARHFDSNNRLMGDYEQGWERKLPEKIADVHGHDWEGVMTVPENQWGYHQRWDGHIKSSNEIIEMLAKSVSLSGNFVLNFGPKPDGTFRTEEQQLMTNIGSWMKVNGEAIYGAGYAGFEKQDWGYFTRKTGTDTVYMVVCNVPVSGKLRVKLPAGKVIGSAYTLEEPGTQLSPELIVRNEYFIPIAQKVYTTPLVVVLTLWNGAAADHYEKAKT; from the coding sequence ATGAGAAAATTAAGGCTTTTCGGAGTTGCTATTGCCTGTTTGCTAAGCCATCAGCAAAGCATCATGGCACAAGGCAGCGATATAAAGAAAGATACAATTGCACTGCAACATGGCGCACATCGTATTGGTAACAGAACAGATGCGGACATGGAACGCTGGCGCAACCTGCGTTTTGGTCAGTTTATCCATTGGGGCGTATATGCAATACCGGGAGGCATCTGGAACGGTAAAGTATATGATGGCGCAGCAGAGTGGATACGCAGCTGGAAAGAAATGCCAAAAGACGCATATGATAACCTGTACAAACAGTTTGATCCTGTTGCCTGTGACCCTGCAGCATGGGCGCAACAGGCAAAAGACATGGGTGCAAAATATATGGTGATTACCACTAAACATCATGATGGCTTTTGTTTGTGGCCCAGCAAATTTTCTAAATACACCATTGCTGCTACGCCTTATAAGAAAGATATCATAGGGCCGATGGTGGCTGCCTATAACAAAGCCGGAATTGATGCCTATTTGTATTTTTCTATTATCGACTGGAACAATCCGGACTGGAGAACAAGTCTGAAAACAGCTGCAGACACCGCTGCCATGGTGCGTTTTAAAGTATTTGTTAAAAATCAGCTGAAAGAATTATTGGAGCGTTATCCAACGGTGAAAGGATTTTGGTTTGACGGCACCTGGGATGATTCATGGAAAAACGACGGTGCGTTCAGTGATGAGCTGGAGCAATATCTTCAGAAATTGCATCCTGGCTTAATTATCGGCAGCCGACTCCGGGCCGATGAAAAAGGCGCCAGGCATTTTGATAGTAACAACCGCCTTATGGGCGACTACGAACAAGGCTGGGAACGGAAGCTACCTGAGAAGATCGCAGATGTTCATGGCCACGACTGGGAGGGTGTTATGACAGTGCCTGAAAACCAGTGGGGCTATCACCAACGTTGGGATGGTCACATTAAAAGCAGTAATGAAATAATAGAAATGCTCGCAAAGTCGGTGTCGCTCAGCGGCAACTTCGTATTGAATTTCGGTCCTAAGCCCGATGGTACTTTCCGAACGGAAGAACAACAGCTGATGACAAATATCGGCAGTTGGATGAAAGTCAATGGAGAAGCTATTTATGGCGCCGGATATGCCGGATTTGAAAAGCAGGACTGGGGTTATTTTACCCGTAAAACAGGAACAGACACCGTTTATATGGTGGTGTGCAACGTGCCGGTTTCTGGCAAGCTGCGCGTGAAACTGCCCGCAGGAAAAGTCATCGGTAGCGCCTATACGCTGGAAGAACCGGGTACGCAGCTTTCACCTGAGCTGATTGTACGCAACGAATACTTTATTCCTATTGCACAGAAAGTATATACCACGCCGTTAGTGGTGGTACTGACGCTCTGGAATGGTGCGGCAGCTGATCATTACGAAAAAGCTAAAACCTGA
- a CDS encoding glycoside hydrolase family 2 protein, with the protein MKKIIILSITCLLVTLVAKARQGRLNQPFNDGWYFRKGSFNQQNIDSGFRAVAIPHTWNNKDMQEGRNFYSGDGCYKKIFKVDDQLRGKRVFLRFEGVGSVADLYVNNRLIGQHKGSYSAFCFEITHELKEGENTVIVKANNQQREDVLPINNFLFGIFGGIYRPVSLIVTHDINITTTDYASPGIYIRQEMQDGKALITVKSKIENKRQHTSSITLKTEIRDQQQQLITATEKSLLVSPQGININEQQLTIAGPHLWNGLQDPYLYSVTTTVMEGEEILDAVTQPLGVRTFEVIPGKGFYLNGKPYAMHGVTRHQEWQDYGNALSNAQHKADLDVIREVGATTIRFAHYQQAEYLYAQCDTMGFVIWAEIPFVNATSGKEGDNAKQQLTELIRQNFNHPAIYVWGMHNEVYSKTPDEPVAVLTRQLNDLAKTEDPDRLTTAVSGYGEMNRPANLAADIQGMNRYYGWYEGHIGDLEQWVTGLEKNYPDYKLMLTEYGADGNINQHTDSINTDFNPVNGQFFPETYQTATHVQQWAIIEKHPYIAASYLWNMFEFAVPMWNRGGVNARNLKGLVTYDRKQRKDAWYWYKANWNPEPMVYIAERRNNRRSKALNTVEVFSNLEEVTISVNRGKPLQGHAGANSRDILFDSVKLSPGKNIITATGKRNGVVVSDTITWEYKSVY; encoded by the coding sequence CCCGCATACCTGGAATAACAAGGATATGCAGGAAGGGCGGAATTTTTATAGCGGTGATGGATGTTATAAAAAGATATTTAAGGTAGATGATCAACTGCGTGGGAAACGTGTTTTCCTGCGCTTTGAAGGAGTGGGGTCAGTGGCGGACTTATATGTGAATAATAGGCTCATAGGCCAGCATAAAGGATCTTACAGTGCTTTCTGCTTTGAGATCACACACGAATTAAAAGAAGGAGAGAATACCGTTATCGTAAAAGCCAATAACCAGCAAAGGGAAGATGTGCTGCCCATCAATAATTTTCTTTTCGGTATATTTGGCGGCATCTACAGACCTGTTTCGCTGATTGTTACCCACGACATCAATATTACTACTACGGATTATGCCTCTCCCGGAATATATATCCGTCAGGAGATGCAGGATGGTAAAGCATTGATTACAGTCAAATCAAAGATTGAAAATAAGCGGCAGCATACCAGTAGTATTACGCTGAAAACAGAGATCAGAGATCAACAGCAACAGCTGATTACGGCTACTGAGAAGTCGCTGCTGGTGAGCCCGCAGGGAATTAACATCAACGAACAGCAACTCACTATTGCCGGGCCACATCTCTGGAATGGCCTGCAGGACCCTTACCTGTATAGCGTTACCACTACCGTAATGGAAGGCGAAGAAATCCTGGACGCTGTCACACAGCCTTTAGGTGTGCGTACTTTTGAGGTAATACCAGGAAAAGGCTTTTACCTGAATGGAAAGCCTTATGCCATGCATGGCGTTACCCGCCACCAGGAGTGGCAGGACTATGGCAATGCACTCAGTAATGCCCAGCATAAAGCTGACCTGGATGTTATCAGAGAAGTAGGTGCTACCACCATCCGGTTTGCACATTATCAGCAAGCAGAATACCTCTATGCACAATGCGATACCATGGGCTTTGTTATCTGGGCGGAGATACCTTTTGTGAATGCCACTTCAGGGAAGGAGGGGGATAATGCCAAACAGCAACTGACAGAATTGATCCGGCAAAACTTTAATCATCCTGCTATTTACGTATGGGGCATGCATAATGAAGTTTATAGTAAAACGCCTGATGAACCCGTAGCTGTTTTGACACGTCAGCTCAATGACCTGGCGAAAACAGAAGATCCTGATCGTTTAACCACTGCCGTTAGTGGTTATGGAGAAATGAACAGACCTGCCAACCTTGCGGCAGATATACAAGGTATGAACCGCTACTATGGATGGTATGAAGGGCATATCGGCGATTTGGAACAATGGGTAACAGGGCTGGAAAAAAATTACCCGGATTATAAACTGATGCTGACGGAATATGGTGCCGACGGGAACATCAACCAGCATACAGATAGTATCAACACCGATTTTAATCCCGTAAACGGACAATTCTTTCCTGAAACCTATCAGACAGCCACACATGTGCAACAGTGGGCTATCATAGAAAAACATCCTTATATCGCTGCTTCCTATCTGTGGAATATGTTCGAGTTTGCAGTACCCATGTGGAACCGTGGAGGGGTGAATGCGCGGAACCTGAAAGGTCTGGTTACCTACGACCGTAAGCAACGTAAAGATGCATGGTATTGGTATAAAGCCAACTGGAACCCGGAACCGATGGTATACATCGCAGAACGCAGGAACAACAGGAGAAGCAAAGCCCTCAATACAGTGGAAGTATTCAGTAACCTGGAAGAAGTAACAATATCCGTCAATAGGGGAAAACCGCTGCAAGGCCACGCCGGCGCCAATTCCCGTGATATATTGTTTGATAGCGTAAAATTATCTCCCGGGAAAAATATTATAACAGCAACGGGCAAACGTAATGGGGTAGTTGTGTCCGACACAATTACGTGGGAATATAAATCTGTTTATTAA